From the Thiohalospira halophila DSM 15071 genome, the window TCCGGCGCCGGGTCCCTGTCGCCGGCAAAGGGGTCCAGATGGACCACGGTAACCGGCCGGCGCTCCATTGCCCCGGGCTCCCGGGTCTCCGCCCCCGGCACGGAGAGCGGCGCCGCGGCCTCCAGCTCCGCCAGCCAGCGCGGGCGGCGACCGGCCAGGACCGCCGGGTAGCGGCGGACCAGGCGCAGGGCGCCGGCGTCATCCCCCGCTGCCCGCCGCGCCGTCACGGCCTGCTCCAGGAGGTAGAGGGCGCGGTCGGCCAGGGCTCGGCGACGCTGATGCATCCACTCGTCGTAGGCCGGCAGCGTCCGGCCCTCGGGATAGCCCTCCAGGAAGGGGCCGCGCCAGGCCTCGAGCACCGCGGGCTCCTGGTCGTGGACCGCTGACTCCGCCACCGCGTCCAGCAGCTCCGCCGCATCCACTCGGCACTGCGGCCCCACCATCAGGGTCACCGTGGTGCGGTCCACCACCAGCGCCTCCGCCGCGGGCTGGCAGAGGTGGCGCACCTTGTAGAGGCACTGGCGCAGGCTCAACCGCGCCGGTTCCGGACCCTTCTCCGCCCAGAAGAGCTCCGCCAGCCGCTCCCGTCGGCAGGGGATGCCGGCGTGGGCGGCCAGGTAGTAGAGCAGCAGGTGGGGCCGGTCAAAACAGCCCGATTCCATCCCCCCATCCGGCTGCCGGATGCGGGGAGCTCCCAGGAGCTCGATGGCTAGGCGGGACATGGTGACATGGCAGGCCTTCCGGAAATTGTATTTATTTTCTTCTCAACATAGACGCGAATGCCGGGTTTTCCTACGGACCCGGATGCGAGGGCTCCAAAAATTGTTCAGCAACCGGGGAACTTCCCCCCGGAAAGCGGCCATCCGCGCTGCGCCAGCACCCCACCTCAGGCCGTTCAAAACCCGGGAACCCGGGATTCGCGGAGGGTGTAACGGTCCGATAACGGTCGCTTGCTAGGCTTTTCAGTCCGGAAAGCTGGAGCCCCTGCGAGAGGGAGGAAGCGAGCATGGCCTACGAAGGGAGCGCGCTGCGGATGGCCCCGGAGAAGACATCCGCACCACCCGCGCCACTGACCGCCGACCGCTGGGCACGCCTGGACGGCGACCCCGGCTGCTACGCCATCCACATGGATGCGCGCGGCGACCTCCTGGGCGTGAGCCAGGCGCTGTGCCGGCGCCTGGGCTTCGCGCCCGGCGACCTGGCCGGGGCGCCCGTGGCCGCCCTCCTCCACCCCGACCATCGCCGAACGGACCGCGCCCACCGCATCCTGGTGGGCCGCACCGGGGAGCTGGTGGAGCTGGAATTCAGCGAGCAACGGCTCCCGGGCGGCGAGGTCCTCTGGGTCACCTCCGCCGCCGCCGACAACGAGGTCGAACCCCAGCAGGCAGACGACGACCTCCGCCGCCTCCTGGACCACCTCACCGACGCCATCCTGCTGCTGGATGGCGAGGGCCGGGTGCGCTACCTCAACCCGGCGGCCGCCAGCCTCCTGGAGCAGGACTCCGGAGAAGAGGCCACGGGGCGCTACTGGCGGGATCTCCTGGCCGTGACCGACCACGCCGAACAGATGGTGGCCGACTGCCTGGCCGGCCGCGAGGGCAGTGAGCGCACCCTCACCCTCCGGGTGGGCAACCGCTACCGCCGGGCCGCACTCGCCTGCTCCCCCCTCCCGGGTGCCCACGGGGCCGACGGCGCCGTGATCCGCGTGACCACCGGCCGCGGCGCGGGCCTGGACGAGGAGATCGTCTACCGCGCCCGCCACGACGCCGTAACCGGCCTGCACAACCGCTGGGAGTTCGAGACCCGTCTCGACGAACGGCTCCACGACGGCCAGTCCAGCAGCCTCGCCCTGCTCGACCTGGACCGGTTCAAGGCCGTCAACGACCACGCCGGCCACGCCGCCGGCGATGCCCTGCTGCGCCGGGTGGCCAGCGCCCTGACGGCGCGCCTGCGCGCCGGGGACGAGCTGGCCCGCCTGGGCGGCGACGAATTCGCCCTGCTGCTGCCCGATTGCGAGCCCGAGGCCGCCGCCGAGCTGCTGCAGGAGACCCTGGCCGGCCTGCTGGCCAACCCCTTCTGCTTCGACGGCCAGCAGTTCGCCATCGGCTTCAGCGCCGGTATCGCCCCGGTGCAGGGCGACGACCCCCGGGCCGTCCTCGCCGCCGCCGACCGCGCCTGCTATCGCGCCAAGGCGGCCGGCCGCGGCCGGGTCGCCGTGGCCATCGGGGAGACCAGCCCCGCCGGGTAACACCTTCCCCCTCCCCCCAGGAGCCTTTGGCCGGCCCCCGCGCCGGCCTTTTTTTTGGTTGGCGTGATCTCCATCACTACTTCCTTAACTACTTGTTGCAACGCCCTGATGGCTCTGCCACTTTGGCGCCCAGCCCCTCAGGGGTGGCCGCGCCGGCAGGGCAGGCGTTGCGTAAACGCAACAGACGGGGAGATCGTGGCGCAGACACCAACAAGACCCGTTGCAAGCCCGCCACGCCTTGTGTATACCTGTCGCGACGCTGTGACACAGCTACCTTGAAAACCACGGGAGATGGGAAAATGAAGAAGACCGTCATCGCACTGGCCGCCGCCGCCATGACCGCGCCGCTGGCCGCCAACGCCGAGACCTCCTGGTTCGGCTTCTCGCAGATTACCGCCGGCATGGGCGAAGGCAATGGGTCGGCTTACCTGGATAACAACGGTAACGTCGACTATTCCAACGACGGGCTGGCGTTCGGTGCGGACCGCGTCCGTATCGGCTACAAGGCCTCCCACGGCAACGCCTTCGCCAAGCTGCAGGTCGACTTCAACCGCGATGCGGAGAAGGACGGCATCGGCCTCAACGATATGATCAAGGACGCCGTGGTGGGCTACGAGTTCAACCCTGCCGCCAAGGTAAACCTGGGTGTCTTCAAGACCCCGGTGGGCATGGACTTCAACACCTCCGGCAAGAAGCTGGACATCACCAAGCGGGGCATGGAGAAGGGCCTGGTGCTGGAGCGTGCCGCGGGTGCCATGGTCTCCGGTGACCTCGCTGGCGGCCTCGGCTACGACGTTGGCATCTTCAACCCGGCCAATCGTTCCAGCTCGGTCGATACCCCGACGAAGGAAGCCGGGGAGAACGCCGAGGGTAATGGCGAGGACATGGCCTACGCCGGTCGCATCCGCTACGACATGGACAACCTCCACCTGCAGGCCAGCTATGGCTCCAGCTCCAATGCCGGCGGCTATGGCGCCAACACCGCGGGCGAAGAATCCGAGGACTACACCGTCATGGACTTCGGTGCCAAATACACCATGAATCCGCTGACCGCGAAGTTCGAGTACATCGCTGGCGAGAACGTGCAGGGCATTGAAGACCTTGATCAGAACGTCATGTACCTCCACGGCGGCTTCATGCTTAACGACTCCACCGAGCTGGTGGCCCGTCACTACACCGGCAACATTGATG encodes:
- a CDS encoding diguanylate cyclase domain-containing protein, whose product is MAYEGSALRMAPEKTSAPPAPLTADRWARLDGDPGCYAIHMDARGDLLGVSQALCRRLGFAPGDLAGAPVAALLHPDHRRTDRAHRILVGRTGELVELEFSEQRLPGGEVLWVTSAAADNEVEPQQADDDLRRLLDHLTDAILLLDGEGRVRYLNPAAASLLEQDSGEEATGRYWRDLLAVTDHAEQMVADCLAGREGSERTLTLRVGNRYRRAALACSPLPGAHGADGAVIRVTTGRGAGLDEEIVYRARHDAVTGLHNRWEFETRLDERLHDGQSSSLALLDLDRFKAVNDHAGHAAGDALLRRVASALTARLRAGDELARLGGDEFALLLPDCEPEAAAELLQETLAGLLANPFCFDGQQFAIGFSAGIAPVQGDDPRAVLAAADRACYRAKAAGRGRVAVAIGETSPAG
- a CDS encoding porin, which gives rise to MKKTVIALAAAAMTAPLAANAETSWFGFSQITAGMGEGNGSAYLDNNGNVDYSNDGLAFGADRVRIGYKASHGNAFAKLQVDFNRDAEKDGIGLNDMIKDAVVGYEFNPAAKVNLGVFKTPVGMDFNTSGKKLDITKRGMEKGLVLERAAGAMVSGDLAGGLGYDVGIFNPANRSSSVDTPTKEAGENAEGNGEDMAYAGRIRYDMDNLHLQASYGSSSNAGGYGANTAGEESEDYTVMDFGAKYTMNPLTAKFEYIAGENVQGIEDLDQNVMYLHGGFMLNDSTELVARHYTGNIDDGNDDLDVTNTYLGANFFLNDAARIQVNYVVAGGDNDDYAEFVDIGDQESGFGKTYTEDAVLAQFQYSF